The Fusobacterium polymorphum genome segment AGAGGAAGAAATACAGATAGTGAAGAAGTAATACAAGCAAGACTTAAAAATTCATTAAAAGAGCTTGAATATGAAAGTAAATATGATAGAGTTATAATAAATGATAAAATTGAACAAGCTTGTAATGATTTAATAAGTATAATTGAAAATGGAGTGAGATAATATGAAAAAAGATATCACTTATGATGAACTATTGGCAAAGATACCCAATAAATATATTCTTACAATAGTTGGTGGAGAAAGAGCAAGAGAAAGAGCAAAAGAAAGAATGGAAAGAGGTGGAGAACCTCTACCACTTACAAAATATGATAAGAAAGATACTGAAATGAAAAAAGTATTTAAAGAAATATTAGCTGGAAAGGTTGGCTATGAGGACGAAGAATAAGTTTATAGTCTTTATTTTATCAATTTTAAGTATATTTTTTATTTCTTGTGGAAAAAAAGTAGAAAAAATTGAAGAATCTAAGTTCTTATTTGGAACTTACATAAAAATAATAGTGTATAGTGACAATAAAGAAAAAGCTATGGAGTCTATTGAAAAAGCTTTTAATGAAATTCAAAGAATAGATGAAAAATATAATAGTAAATCTGAAGGCAGTTTGATTTACAATTTGAATAATTCTGACAACAAGACTGTGAAACTTGATGAAGAAGGAATAAAATTATTTGAAGGTGTAAACAAAGCTTATGAGTTATCAGGACATAAATATGATGTTACTATTGCACCACTTTTAGAGTTATGGGGTTTTACTGATGAAACAATAGAACTTCCAGATTTAAAACTTCCTACAAAGGAAGAAATAGAATTTACAAAAACTTTTGTAGATTATGGTAAAGTAAAAATTTCTGATGATGGAATTCTTACTATGGAAAGTCCAGTTAAAGAGATTGATACAGGTTCTTTTTTAAAGGGCTATGCTATTTCAAAAGCAAAGGAAGTTTTAAAAGATGATGGTATAAAAAGTGCCTTTATAACTTCAATTTCAAGTATAGAAGTTATAGGAACTAAACCAGAAAATAAGCCTTGGAAGATAGGGTTACAAAATC includes the following:
- a CDS encoding DNA-directed RNA polymerase subunit omega, whose protein sequence is MKKDITYDELLAKIPNKYILTIVGGERARERAKERMERGGEPLPLTKYDKKDTEMKKVFKEILAGKVGYEDEE
- a CDS encoding FAD:protein FMN transferase, with the translated sequence MRTKNKFIVFILSILSIFFISCGKKVEKIEESKFLFGTYIKIIVYSDNKEKAMESIEKAFNEIQRIDEKYNSKSEGSLIYNLNNSDNKTVKLDEEGIKLFEGVNKAYELSGHKYDVTIAPLLELWGFTDETIELPDLKLPTKEEIEFTKTFVDYGKVKISDDGILTMESPVKEIDTGSFLKGYAISKAKEVLKDDGIKSAFITSISSIEVIGTKPENKPWKIGLQNPENPSDMIGIVPLKDRAMGVSGDYQTYVEIDGKMYHHILDKDTGYPVTDKKMVVVLCDNAFDADLLSTTFFLMPIDEVISYVDGRKDLDVLIVDKDMNIITSKNFKYEEVKNK